A single Stutzerimonas stutzeri DNA region contains:
- the rlmM gene encoding 23S rRNA (cytidine(2498)-2'-O)-methyltransferase RlmM, with protein MKTLLLHCRPGFENEVCAEISDQAARLGVAGYAKAKPNSACAQFICNEPEEAQRLMRGVRFARLIFARQWARGEPLALPETDRIGVLLEALKAYPVCGSLWLEVLDTNDGKELSNFCRKFEAPLRKALIKAGRLVEEGTGPRLLLTFQSGREVFLGIAEADNSAMWPMGIPRLKFPRQAPSRSTLKLEEAWHHFIPREQWDTRLAAGMTAVDLGASPGGWTWQLVNRDIEVMAVDNGPMNEELLESGLVGHYRADGFAFRPKRPVDWMVCDIVEKPAKNAALLETWIGEGLCREAVVNLKLPMKQRYAEVKRLLERIADGLAQRGVKASIGCKQLYHDREEVTCHLRRL; from the coding sequence ATGAAAACGCTGCTGTTGCATTGTCGCCCCGGCTTCGAAAACGAAGTGTGTGCCGAAATCAGCGACCAGGCGGCTCGCCTGGGCGTGGCGGGCTACGCCAAGGCAAAGCCGAACAGCGCCTGCGCGCAATTCATTTGCAACGAGCCGGAAGAGGCGCAGCGACTGATGCGCGGCGTGCGCTTCGCCCGCTTGATCTTTGCCCGGCAGTGGGCGCGCGGCGAGCCCCTGGCGTTGCCGGAAACCGATCGCATCGGCGTACTGCTCGAAGCGCTCAAGGCCTACCCGGTATGTGGCAGCCTATGGCTGGAGGTGCTGGATACCAACGACGGCAAGGAACTGTCGAACTTCTGCCGCAAGTTCGAGGCACCGTTACGCAAGGCGCTGATCAAGGCGGGGAGACTGGTCGAAGAGGGCACCGGGCCACGTCTGTTGCTGACTTTCCAAAGCGGGCGCGAGGTGTTTCTCGGGATTGCCGAAGCGGACAACAGCGCCATGTGGCCGATGGGTATTCCACGGCTGAAGTTTCCGCGGCAGGCACCGAGCCGTTCGACGCTGAAACTGGAAGAAGCCTGGCATCACTTCATCCCGCGCGAGCAATGGGATACGCGTCTGGCCGCCGGCATGACGGCGGTGGATCTGGGTGCATCGCCGGGCGGCTGGACCTGGCAACTGGTCAACCGGGACATTGAAGTGATGGCCGTGGACAACGGACCGATGAACGAGGAACTGCTCGAGTCCGGTCTGGTTGGCCATTACCGGGCCGACGGTTTCGCCTTCCGTCCGAAGCGACCGGTGGACTGGATGGTCTGTGACATCGTCGAGAAGCCGGCGAAGAATGCCGCGCTGCTGGAAACATGGATCGGCGAAGGCTTGTGCCGCGAGGCGGTGGTCAACCTCAAGCTGCCGATGAAGCAGCGCTATGCCGAGGTGAAGCGGCTGCTGGAACGCATCGCCGACGGGCTTGCCCAACGCGGGGTGAAGGCCAGCATCGGGTGCAAGCAGCTTTACCATGATCGCGAGGAAGTGACCTGCCATCTGCGCCGGCTGTGA
- the tusA gene encoding sulfurtransferase TusA: protein MSQSAELSADAVLDASGLNCPEPVMMLHNKVRGLGGGELLKVIATDPSTQRDIPKFCVFLGHELVEQQTDEDTYVYWIRKKAD, encoded by the coding sequence ATGTCTCAATCTGCTGAACTGTCTGCCGACGCGGTACTCGATGCCAGCGGCCTGAACTGTCCCGAACCGGTGATGATGTTGCACAACAAGGTGCGCGGGCTCGGCGGCGGCGAGCTGCTCAAGGTCATCGCGACCGATCCGTCCACCCAGCGCGATATTCCCAAGTTCTGCGTTTTCCTCGGCCACGAGCTGGTGGAGCAGCAGACCGACGAGGACACCTACGTCTACTGGATTCGCAAGAAGGCGGACTGA
- the ctaD gene encoding cytochrome c oxidase subunit I — MNASFRGSAPSTDPDQLHDQFNDVWGNPRGWRALTIVNHTSIGLRFLITGGVFFLIGGLMAMLIRTQLAMPGYVLMEPDVYNQVFTMHGSVMMFLFAVPMMEGLAVYLIPKMIGARDLIFPRLSALGYYCYLFGGIILLSSVFLGIAPKAGWFMYTPLSSASHMPGVNSDFWLLGITFVEISAVSAGVELVVSILRTRTNGMALHKMPLYAWYILVMALMIVFGFPPLILGSILLELERAADLPFFDTARGGDPVLWQHLFWLFGHPEVYIIFLPGAGIVSTLLPVFCQRPLVGYRWVVLGVLTTGFLSFGLWVHHMFTVGIPALALGFFSAASMLVAIPTGVQVFAWIATLWLGKPAYHVPMLWLVGFLIVFVCGGLTGVMVALVPFDWQVHDTHFVVAHMHYVLVGGMFFPLMAGLYYWLPHFSGRMPSVRLGRWGFWLVFIGFNTTFLIMHWTGLLGMPRRVYTYDTGLGWDIPNLISSIGSFIMAIGIGTILLDIVLHFRFGQPARTNPWNADTLEWATSLPPSPYNFVSLPDITDRHPLWKDPELPQSIARGEHALKTIDHGRRETWGSDPLTGNVREIIHLPGNSWWPFVASVFLAVLCLSLLSKFYWVALLATVATLIVLFRWSWENGAHPVAAPDAHTQPGEPPLHSRTFDGPGLWGMGVTLLANGTLYLSLLFGWFYLWTVSPQWQVPEHSALNGWLMLASAVLLSVGTLWMRVIPARLRRGETTHLLRNLGIVSAIGVVQFGALLWVLLSADLRLTETAHDAVIFVILAYSLIHCGLATVCTLLQMLRVHFGYVGEKAPYEPVVVEQLWYYNLGVVWSAYAAIVLFPAAWGGA, encoded by the coding sequence GGTGTTCTTCCTGATCGGCGGCCTGATGGCGATGCTGATTCGCACGCAGCTGGCGATGCCCGGCTACGTCCTGATGGAGCCGGACGTCTACAACCAGGTCTTCACCATGCACGGCTCGGTGATGATGTTCCTGTTCGCCGTGCCGATGATGGAAGGTCTGGCGGTTTACCTGATTCCGAAGATGATCGGCGCGCGCGATCTGATCTTTCCGCGGCTGTCGGCACTTGGGTATTACTGTTACCTGTTCGGCGGCATCATCCTGCTGTCCAGCGTGTTTCTCGGCATCGCCCCGAAAGCCGGCTGGTTCATGTACACCCCGCTGTCGAGCGCCTCGCACATGCCCGGCGTCAATTCCGACTTCTGGCTGCTGGGCATCACCTTCGTCGAGATTTCCGCCGTCAGTGCGGGTGTCGAACTGGTGGTGTCGATCCTGCGCACCCGCACCAACGGCATGGCCCTGCACAAGATGCCGCTGTACGCGTGGTACATCCTGGTGATGGCGCTGATGATCGTGTTCGGGTTCCCGCCGCTGATCCTCGGCAGCATCCTGCTGGAGCTGGAACGCGCCGCCGACCTGCCGTTCTTCGACACCGCCAGGGGCGGCGATCCGGTGCTCTGGCAGCACCTGTTCTGGCTGTTCGGTCACCCCGAGGTGTACATCATTTTCCTGCCTGGCGCAGGCATCGTCTCGACACTGTTGCCGGTGTTCTGCCAGCGGCCCCTGGTGGGTTATCGCTGGGTGGTGCTCGGCGTACTGACGACCGGCTTTCTCAGCTTCGGGCTCTGGGTCCATCACATGTTCACGGTGGGCATCCCGGCACTGGCGCTGGGCTTTTTCTCGGCGGCGAGCATGCTGGTGGCGATTCCCACCGGTGTGCAGGTCTTTGCCTGGATCGCGACCTTGTGGCTGGGCAAGCCGGCGTATCACGTGCCGATGCTCTGGCTGGTGGGGTTTCTGATCGTGTTCGTCTGCGGCGGCCTGACCGGCGTGATGGTCGCATTGGTGCCCTTTGACTGGCAGGTCCACGATACTCACTTCGTCGTCGCGCACATGCACTACGTACTGGTCGGCGGCATGTTCTTCCCGCTGATGGCCGGACTGTATTACTGGCTGCCGCATTTTTCCGGGCGCATGCCCTCGGTGCGCCTCGGTCGCTGGGGATTCTGGCTGGTGTTCATCGGCTTCAACACGACCTTCCTGATCATGCACTGGACCGGCCTGCTCGGCATGCCGCGCCGGGTCTATACCTACGACACGGGCCTGGGCTGGGACATACCCAACCTGATCTCCTCGATCGGCAGTTTCATCATGGCCATCGGCATCGGCACCATTTTGCTGGACATCGTGTTGCACTTCCGCTTCGGCCAGCCGGCCAGGACCAATCCCTGGAACGCCGATACGCTGGAGTGGGCGACCAGCTTGCCGCCCAGTCCGTACAATTTCGTCAGCCTGCCGGATATCACTGACCGTCATCCTCTTTGGAAAGATCCAGAGCTGCCGCAGAGCATCGCGCGCGGCGAGCATGCGCTGAAGACCATCGACCACGGTCGCAGGGAAACCTGGGGCTCGGACCCGCTGACCGGCAACGTGCGCGAAATCATCCATTTGCCCGGCAACAGCTGGTGGCCGTTCGTGGCGTCGGTGTTTCTGGCGGTGCTCTGCCTGAGCCTGTTGAGCAAGTTCTACTGGGTCGCCCTCCTCGCCACCGTTGCCACGCTCATCGTGCTGTTTCGCTGGTCGTGGGAAAACGGCGCGCACCCGGTCGCCGCTCCGGATGCACACACGCAGCCCGGTGAGCCGCCGCTGCATTCGCGGACATTCGATGGCCCCGGCTTGTGGGGCATGGGCGTCACGCTGCTGGCCAACGGCACGCTCTACCTGTCGTTGTTGTTCGGCTGGTTTTATCTCTGGACCGTTTCGCCACAGTGGCAGGTGCCGGAGCATTCGGCGCTCAATGGCTGGCTGATGTTGGCCAGTGCGGTGCTGTTGAGTGTCGGGACGCTGTGGATGCGGGTCATACCGGCACGACTGCGGCGTGGCGAGACCACTCACCTGCTGCGAAATCTCGGCATCGTTTCCGCGATAGGCGTGGTGCAGTTCGGCGCCCTGCTGTGGGTTTTGCTGAGCGCTGATCTGCGCCTGACCGAAACCGCCCATGACGCGGTGATATTCGTGATCCTCGCCTACAGCCTGATTCACTGCGGCCTTGCGACTGTCTGCACGCTGTTGCAGATGTTGCGCGTGCATTTCGGCTACGTGGGTGAAAAGGCGCCCTACGAACCGGTGGTGGTCGAGCAGCTCTGGTACTACAACCTGGGCGTGGTCTGGAGCGCCTATGCAGCCATCGTCCTGTTCCCGGCCGCGTGGGGAGGTGCCTGA